The genomic region TGGGTATGCACGGTCGCCGACTCGGCCGGAGAAAGCAGCAGGCACATGAACCTGGCCGTTTCCCTGCCGGGGATGGTCACTCCCGAAAAACCTTCCGGAGCAACGACAAAAGCCATCAGAGGAGCGGGCAAACCCGGGATGCGCGTATGCGGCAAAAGCAAGCCGTCCCCCATGTAGACCCCTTGCGACACGCGTTCCGAAAGCTTGGTCCACGCGGCAATGGAATCGAATTCATGGGGCGAATTGACAAGGGATTCGTAGGCAAGGCCCAAAGCCCGCCCAAAATCCACGGTTTCTTTATAGAATTTGCAAGATATCGGTTTCATGTGGCCTACGAAAGGGCTTCTTCCATGAACGGGAAGAGCTCCTTGTCAGTCGCATTGGCAATGAGCTTGAATTCCGAGAACAACGCCAAGAGTTGCTTCTTGCCCGGCTCAATGTACTGTTCGAACTTTTGAATTTTCTTTTGTCTAGAAAGGAAGCAATACGCTCCCAAAGCCTGCATCACGCGCTGGAGGCTAGCATGGATGAAGCACATCCAGGCATCTTCCTTGGAATAAATGCGGGCGCCAGCATAGTAGGTGTGCCAGTATTCAAAGAAATCCTTGATCATGTCGAGAGGGAGGCAAACGTAAGGGTCCCAAAGCAGCGAAGCAATGTCGTAGAACATGGAACCACGGCGAGCCCCCTGGAAATCGACGAATGCGATTTCGGAATTAGGACGCACCATAATGTTTTGCGACTGGAAATCGCGATGCATGAGCACCTTGGTTTGCGCCTCGACAGAAACAGCGAGGAGCGAATAGAAGTTCGTGACGGCAACCGGAATTTCCTTGATGCCCTTGTAGTCCATCAGGAAGTTCTGGGTAAAGTAATCCGTCTCCCACTTGAGGGCGGCAAAATCGAACCGGTACAGCCAGATGTTGGTGTGGTTGCTGAACAGGGACTGGGATGCGTTCTGCCAGCGGATGAGCGCTTCGATCACTTCGGGGTAAAGGATGCGGACGCTTCCGGACTGGGCACTGGGATTGACGTAATCGTAAAGGCTGCGCTTGCCCAGGTCTTCTTGGAGAATTTGGCAAGCCGAAGCATCGACACAATAGACACGGGGAACAGGCAGCTTGTAATCCAGGAACATCTTGGAATACTCGACAAAGCGGTTGAAATCGTCGTTCACCTCGGGAGAAACCTGCACCACGCAAGACCGTTCGGAATTCTTGATACGGTAATAACGGCGGCCAGAACCGGCACCGGCAATGGGTTCAACCTCAAAGCCGTCGGAATAGCCATGAGCAAAAAGGTATTCGTTTATTTTGGGAGATAAAACAAGTTCTTCTTTATTCATACGTTCAATATATGTTTTCGAGAGCGCCTAAAACAGTTTTTTTCAGAAAAAAGCACAAAAAAAGGCACTTCTTGTGATTTCCCACAAGACTTGGCGGCTAAAGTTTCCAGCAAAAGCCCCTGCCGCGGATTTCGCGGACCACACTTTCGCCCGGTTGCACGGTCGCCCCCTCGTAAAGGATGGAGTCCGTAAAGGAGGCATCGGCAGGAATATCAGCAACACACTTCACCACCGAACGGACAAAACGCGAGTCAGCAGAAGGTGCGTTGCCCACCCAGCTGTCAATGCCTAGTTCCTCGCGGCGGGCGTCGCAGGCGCGCTTGAGGCCTTCAGGCGAACCCATGTCTATCCAGAGAGCATCCTTCTGGCTCATGTCCACGAAGGGAGGCCTTCCGGCGTCCACTTCGGACTTCCAGAAATTGACGATATTGAACTCGGCAGCATCCATCCTCGAAAGGGCCGCGTCGCTATACCACGACACGCCCGAGAACGTAACCGCCTCGCCCTCGCTCTCGCCAAAATTCTTGAGGACCCCGGAAAGCCTCCCCCGCGAATCCACACGGAGCGTGTTCACCTTCGGGAAATCCACGCCGAGCAGTGCAAAGTCGGCCCCAGCCGAGACCGCCGCCTCGACAAACCGAGCCAAATCAAACTGACAATAAGCGTCGCCGTTCATCACCAAGAGCCCGCCGCGATACCCGGCGCGGTAAATGCGGCTGAGAGGCCCCGCCGTTCCCAGAATCTCGGGTTCGAGCCAGACCTTTTCGAAACCGAGACGTGCGGCCTCGGCTTCCACCTGATCGGCGAGGTAATGGGCGTTCACGTGCAGAACAACCTCCCCCAGCTGCCGGGCTTTTTGCGCCTGCAGTTCGAGCACCGAGGCATCCACCACGGGCACAAGCGGTTTCGGCATATCGAGAGTCAGGGGGCGCAGGCGCGTCCCCAGCCCCGCAGCTAGGATAAGGACATTCATCATACTAGACCATGGCCGCGCTGAAGCTCGCCTTGCTCATGAGCGTATCGCCCTGGTAGATTTCGCCATTGTACTTGTAGATACCGCGGCGCGCAAAGGTAAGCGTCGCCTTCAAGACAAGGTCAGCCTTCGGGATGACGGGGGCGCGGAAACGGCATTCCTCGACGCCCATGAATGCGGGGCGCTTGCCGGCCACATCGGCTTCTTTGACAATCATCGTGAGGATGGTAGCCGCCTGGGCCATCGCCTCGATCTGGATGACACCGGGCATCACCGGGTTACCAGGGAAATGGCCCTTCAAAAAGCCTTCGTCACCAGTGAGGTGGAACGTGGCAACAATGGAGGGGTTCACGGCTTCCACACCTTCGGCGGCTTCCTTACCGACTTCGAGCGAAATGACCTCGTCGACAAAGGCGAAGGGGAACTTCTGCGGCAAAATTTCATGGACGACATCGGCGTCGTACAGGATTCCCGGCTTATCTGACTTGCGAAGGGATTCTAAGAGAGACATAAGGTAACAACCTCCTTACTATTTGGTGATGGGACACATGGCCCCCGTTTAAAATTTCAATGCGTACTTTCGGTAACGACGGGCAAACGAACGCAAGGTCGCCCAACAAATCGAGCACCTTGTGCCTTGCGGGTTCCTCGTCTACGCGGTACAAATTCTTATTTGCGGAGCCATCCGGCAGCAAAAGGCCACAGGATTCATCGACACCGGCCAGGAGCCCCGCTTCGCGGGCCTCCCTGTAATCTTTTTCCGTGATGAACGTCCGCGCCATGAACACGGAGAACAAATCCTCGGCCGAATAAATCGAGACAGACGCAGACGAGCCGACAGAATCCAGAACGTATTCCACCTCGAACGCCTCCGAAGGCGTAATACGCACGCACCCGGTCGGGGCTTCGCCCGGACGGCGGCACAAATCCCACTCGGCACGCAAAGGCACATCGTAAAAAGAAAGTTCGTGTGGAACGCCCGCCTCACGGCGCAAGCGACTGAAGAACGGCAAAGCACTGCCGTCCATCATCGGCACTTCCGGTTCATCCGCCGATACGAGATTCACGTCGAAAATGCGATCCGGCCACATCAAAAATACAGGGGCAAGATGCTCTGGAGAACAAAGGCGAAGCTTACCGGCACTGCCTAGGCCATCGTCGAGTTCATAAATCGTTGTCCGGCTCACGGAATGGAGCAAATCGCCATAAAGCTTATGCGCAGATGTGCTGTAAAATGGATGCCCGCCCACAGACCAGTTCACGCTCGGTGCGCTTGTCACGCTCGCGTCGCGGAGTTTCACCTCCACCGAGGTGGACTTGTAGCTGAGCGAGGGCGAAGTAAATAGAACCTCGCGAGTATTGTTGCCTGCACGTCCCTTGCCCATCACTTCTTCCCCATCTGTCGCAAGCGGACCACGGAACGCCTCCACACGGCGATATCTTCGGCAGGGAAACCGGCGTACACAGCATTTTCGGGAATGTTCTTGGTGATACCCGCTTTTGCGGCCACCTTCGCCCCGCTGCCAATAGTCAGATGCCCGGCAGACTGCGCACCGCCTGCGAGTTCAACATTGTCCCCGACAGTGACCGAACCTGCGAGGCCCGACTGCGAAGCCATCATGATGTTGTCGCCCAAGCAGCAGTTGTGGGCAATCTGGACAAACGAATCGAAGTGGCAATGGTTCCCGATTTTTGTCGGCGAAATGAACCCGGCTGCCACAACGCTGTTGGCACCAAAACTACATCCGTCGCCGATGACAACTCCAGCAAGGTGAGGCACCATCCGGCGTTCGCCACCATACATGTAAAAACCGTAACCACGGCTCCCCACGACAGAACCCGCCTGGAAAACGCATTCCCGGCCTACCTTGACATTCGAATAAATCGTGACGTTCGCCTCGAGCACGCTACCGTCTCCAATCTCGGAGTCGGCCATCACGACGCAACCGGGCCCAATAACGACATTCTCGCCTAGGCAACCTTCGACAACGGCACTCGGATGAACCTTGGCCGAAGCCGGAATATGGGGCTTGCTCTGGGAAACAGTAGTGGCAAAATGTTCCAAGAACTGGACCATCGCATGGTAGGGATTTTCCACCCCACAGACAAACTTCACATTCGGGAAAGCCTTTGTGGCGCCGCCTTCTACCGAGGCGGCAAACGCCTTGGGCACAAAGAGGAGCCCGGCACGGACCGATTCGAACATCGCAGCCGTAACGCCACCGGCATTCCCGAAAAGCCCCGTCTCCACCGAAGAATCGCCCGTCCAGAACGACACGTCGTACTCTCCGGCCGAGGCAATCGGGGCAAAGCCGGTCAATGTAAAATCAAGCGATTGGGCCGATGCAACTTGAGCATAGCCCGAACCTTCAAGACTGTCAATAAAGGAAAGTACTTCTGCAAGCGTAACCGGGCGCATCATGCCCCCAACGAAAGCATTTGCACTTGGCTTGCGAACTTGATGACGACTTGGTCACCGAGTTTCCCGCTCACGTCTTCCCCATCGAGTTGCAAAAATTCTTGAGGATCGAGTTCAATCTGTACAGACTGCACCTTGATTGATTTCTGCACAA from uncultured Fibrobacter sp. harbors:
- a CDS encoding 3-hydroxyacyl-ACP dehydratase FabZ family protein; the encoded protein is MSLLESLRKSDKPGILYDADVVHEILPQKFPFAFVDEVISLEVGKEAAEGVEAVNPSIVATFHLTGDEGFLKGHFPGNPVMPGVIQIEAMAQAATILTMIVKEADVAGKRPAFMGVEECRFRAPVIPKADLVLKATLTFARRGIYKYNGEIYQGDTLMSKASFSAAMV
- a CDS encoding UDP-3-O-(3-hydroxymyristoyl)glucosamine N-acyltransferase, producing MMRPVTLAEVLSFIDSLEGSGYAQVASAQSLDFTLTGFAPIASAGEYDVSFWTGDSSVETGLFGNAGGVTAAMFESVRAGLLFVPKAFAASVEGGATKAFPNVKFVCGVENPYHAMVQFLEHFATTVSQSKPHIPASAKVHPSAVVEGCLGENVVIGPGCVVMADSEIGDGSVLEANVTIYSNVKVGRECVFQAGSVVGSRGYGFYMYGGERRMVPHLAGVVIGDGCSFGANSVVAAGFISPTKIGNHCHFDSFVQIAHNCCLGDNIMMASQSGLAGSVTVGDNVELAGGAQSAGHLTIGSGAKVAAKAGITKNIPENAVYAGFPAEDIAVWRRSVVRLRQMGKK
- a CDS encoding phosphotransferase; translated protein: MNKEELVLSPKINEYLFAHGYSDGFEVEPIAGAGSGRRYYRIKNSERSCVVQVSPEVNDDFNRFVEYSKMFLDYKLPVPRVYCVDASACQILQEDLGKRSLYDYVNPSAQSGSVRILYPEVIEALIRWQNASQSLFSNHTNIWLYRFDFAALKWETDYFTQNFLMDYKGIKEIPVAVTNFYSLLAVSVEAQTKVLMHRDFQSQNIMVRPNSEIAFVDFQGARRGSMFYDIASLLWDPYVCLPLDMIKDFFEYWHTYYAGARIYSKEDAWMCFIHASLQRVMQALGAYCFLSRQKKIQKFEQYIEPGKKQLLALFSEFKLIANATDKELFPFMEEALS
- a CDS encoding sugar phosphate nucleotidyltransferase, with protein sequence MMNVLILAAGLGTRLRPLTLDMPKPLVPVVDASVLELQAQKARQLGEVVLHVNAHYLADQVEAEAARLGFEKVWLEPEILGTAGPLSRIYRAGYRGGLLVMNGDAYCQFDLARFVEAAVSAGADFALLGVDFPKVNTLRVDSRGRLSGVLKNFGESEGEAVTFSGVSWYSDAALSRMDAAEFNIVNFWKSEVDAGRPPFVDMSQKDALWIDMGSPEGLKRACDARREELGIDSWVGNAPSADSRFVRSVVKCVADIPADASFTDSILYEGATVQPGESVVREIRGRGFCWKL
- a CDS encoding PTS sugar transporter subunit IIA; translation: MKPISCKFYKETVDFGRALGLAYESLVNSPHEFDSIAAWTKLSERVSQGVYMGDGLLLPHTRIPGLPAPLMAFVVAPEGFSGVTIPGRETARFMCLLLSPAESATVHTQAIAEMARLILDKEWKENALACQSDSEVSNLF
- a CDS encoding UDP-3-O-acyl-N-acetylglucosamine deacetylase, with amino-acid sequence MEAFRGPLATDGEEVMGKGRAGNNTREVLFTSPSLSYKSTSVEVKLRDASVTSAPSVNWSVGGHPFYSTSAHKLYGDLLHSVSRTTIYELDDGLGSAGKLRLCSPEHLAPVFLMWPDRIFDVNLVSADEPEVPMMDGSALPFFSRLRREAGVPHELSFYDVPLRAEWDLCRRPGEAPTGCVRITPSEAFEVEYVLDSVGSSASVSIYSAEDLFSVFMARTFITEKDYREAREAGLLAGVDESCGLLLPDGSANKNLYRVDEEPARHKVLDLLGDLAFVCPSLPKVRIEILNGGHVSHHQIVRRLLPYVSLRIPSQVR